The proteins below are encoded in one region of Pacificitalea manganoxidans:
- the rpmF gene encoding 50S ribosomal protein L32, with the protein MAVPQNKVTRSRRNMRRSHDALVADNPAECPNCGELKRPHHVCGACGHYADREVVAQADEVDLDEDAA; encoded by the coding sequence ATGGCTGTCCCTCAGAATAAAGTCACCCGTTCGCGCCGCAACATGCGTCGTTCGCACGACGCCCTGGTCGCGGACAATCCCGCAGAATGCCCGAACTGCGGCGAGCTGAAGCGTCCGCACCATGTGTGTGGTGCTTGCGGCCACTACGCCGACCGTGAGGTCGTCGCTCAGGCTGACGAGGTCGATCTCGACGAAGACGCCGCCTGA
- a CDS encoding DUF1499 domain-containing protein codes for MIRLLLTLLIVVLLAVAGFALWVRLAPSDPDLWHTDPSAARPGKGRFVMAPGGDLPPRIFAGRDPGEVLAELDAIALSEPRTERVAGAPGEGRITWVQRTRLWGFPDYITADAQPAPGGGTRLEILSRLRFGREDMGVNRTRVTRWLARLDAAMAL; via the coding sequence ATGATACGGCTTCTTCTGACCCTTCTCATTGTGGTGCTTCTGGCTGTCGCGGGGTTTGCCCTGTGGGTGCGGCTGGCGCCATCGGACCCCGATTTGTGGCACACGGACCCGTCTGCGGCCCGGCCCGGCAAGGGACGCTTCGTCATGGCGCCGGGCGGCGATCTGCCGCCGCGCATCTTTGCCGGGCGCGATCCGGGCGAGGTGCTGGCCGAGCTTGACGCCATCGCCCTGTCGGAGCCGCGCACCGAACGGGTGGCGGGCGCGCCGGGAGAGGGGCGGATCACATGGGTGCAGCGCACCCGGCTGTGGGGGTTCCCGGATTACATCACCGCCGATGCCCAGCCCGCCCCCGGTGGCGGCACCCGGCTGGAGATCCTGTCCCGGCTGCGCTTTGGCCGCGAGGACATGGGCGTGAACCGCACGCGCGTCACCCGCTGGCTTGCGCGGCTGGACGCGGCGATGGCGCTGTAG
- the prfA gene encoding peptide chain release factor 1: MVPEDRLQEIIARFEFLEAKMAGGATDGAEIVALAREYAELKPVVGAIAAWRRCRTELAEAEALARDPEMAELAEAELPGLRAQLPDLEHAVQLALLPRDSADARPAMIEIRPGTGGEEAALFAADLWRMYQRHAEAHGWSFEPVDYAETELGGIKEATARIGGEGVFARMKFESGVHRVQRVPATESGGRIHTSAATVAVLPEAEEVDVAIDPGDLRIDTMRASGAGGQHVNTTDSAVRITHVPTGIVVTSSEKSQHRNREIALQVLRARLYDMERSRAADARAADRRAQVGSGDRSERIRTYNFPQGRMTDHRINLTLYKLDQVMQGDLDDITDALIADDQARKLADMGA; encoded by the coding sequence ATGGTTCCCGAGGACAGATTGCAAGAGATCATCGCCCGGTTCGAGTTTCTCGAAGCGAAGATGGCCGGTGGCGCCACGGATGGCGCCGAGATCGTGGCGCTCGCCCGTGAATACGCGGAGTTGAAGCCGGTGGTCGGCGCAATTGCGGCGTGGCGGCGCTGCCGCACCGAATTGGCCGAGGCCGAGGCGCTGGCCCGCGATCCCGAGATGGCGGAACTGGCCGAGGCCGAATTGCCGGGCCTGCGCGCGCAGCTTCCGGATCTGGAACACGCCGTGCAACTGGCGCTGCTGCCGCGCGACAGCGCCGATGCCCGCCCCGCGATGATCGAGATCCGCCCCGGCACCGGCGGGGAGGAGGCCGCGCTGTTCGCCGCCGATCTGTGGCGGATGTATCAGCGCCACGCGGAGGCGCATGGCTGGAGCTTCGAGCCGGTCGATTACGCGGAAACCGAACTTGGCGGCATCAAGGAAGCCACGGCCCGCATCGGCGGCGAGGGCGTGTTCGCACGCATGAAGTTCGAAAGCGGCGTGCACCGGGTGCAGCGGGTTCCCGCCACCGAAAGCGGCGGGCGCATCCACACGTCTGCCGCGACGGTGGCCGTGCTGCCCGAGGCCGAAGAGGTCGACGTGGCGATTGATCCCGGCGATCTGCGCATCGACACCATGCGCGCCAGCGGTGCCGGCGGGCAGCATGTGAACACCACCGACAGCGCCGTGCGCATCACCCATGTGCCGACCGGGATCGTGGTCACGTCGTCGGAAAAGTCCCAGCACCGCAACCGCGAGATCGCCCTGCAGGTGCTGCGCGCCCGGCTCTATGACATGGAGCGCAGCCGTGCCGCCGATGCCCGCGCCGCTGACCGTCGGGCGCAGGTCGGATCCGGCGACCGGTCCGAGCGCATCCGCACCTATAATTTCCCCCAGGGCCGGATGACGGACCACCGCATCAACCTGACGCTTTATAAGCTCGATCAGGTGATGCAGGGCGATCTGGATGACATCACCGATGCGCTGATCGCCGACGATCAGGCCCGCAAGCTGGCGGATATGGGCGCGTGA
- the prmC gene encoding peptide chain release factor N(5)-glutamine methyltransferase — MSPAQTVNAALVAATRVLREVGIPDPARDARHLMAHALDVDMGRLTLLGPDPLPAQAATRFEAAVAARSARQPVAQIVGGRDFYGRRFRVTRDVLDPRPDTETLVAAALDVPFGRVLDLGTGSGAILLSLLAERGEATGVGVDLSEPACAVARDNAAALGLAARAEIRVSDWLDAVAGSFDLIVSNPPYIAQDEMAGLDPDVRDWEPHGALTDGGDGLAAYRAITARAPAYLTPGGWLMVEIGPTQGAAVRALFCAAGLDRARVIPDLDGRDRVVTGCKPTDPDAQKTAFRPD, encoded by the coding sequence ATGTCTCCGGCGCAGACCGTCAATGCCGCGCTGGTCGCGGCGACCCGTGTGCTGCGCGAGGTGGGTATCCCCGATCCCGCGCGGGATGCACGTCACCTGATGGCGCATGCGCTGGACGTGGACATGGGGCGGCTGACGCTGCTGGGGCCCGATCCGCTTCCCGCGCAGGCTGCGACCCGGTTTGAGGCGGCGGTGGCTGCGCGAAGCGCCCGGCAGCCGGTGGCGCAGATCGTGGGCGGGCGGGACTTCTACGGGCGGCGGTTTCGGGTGACGCGCGATGTGCTCGACCCGCGCCCGGACACCGAAACGCTGGTCGCCGCCGCGCTGGACGTGCCGTTTGGCCGGGTGCTGGACCTTGGCACCGGATCGGGCGCGATCTTGCTCAGCCTGCTGGCGGAGCGGGGCGAAGCCACCGGCGTGGGCGTCGATCTGTCGGAGCCTGCCTGCGCCGTGGCGCGGGACAACGCGGCGGCGCTGGGACTGGCGGCGCGGGCCGAAATCCGGGTGTCCGACTGGCTGGATGCGGTGGCGGGCAGCTTCGATCTGATCGTGTCGAACCCGCCCTATATCGCGCAGGACGAAATGGCCGGGCTGGACCCCGATGTGCGCGACTGGGAGCCTCACGGCGCCTTGACCGATGGGGGCGACGGGCTTGCGGCCTATCGCGCGATCACCGCCCGCGCGCCCGCCTACCTGACCCCCGGCGGATGGCTCATGGTGGAAATCGGCCCCACGCAGGGGGCGGCGGTTCGGGCATTATTTTGCGCAGCCGGGCTTGACCGCGCGCGGGTGATCCCCGATCTTGATGGCAGGGACCGGGTCGTGACGGGCTGCAAGCCTACCGACCCAGATGCGCAGAAAACCGCGTTTCGACCCGATTGA
- a CDS encoding DUF4167 domain-containing protein codes for MRSSKSRSRSKSNRSRSMGNITNRVFDSSGPEGKVRGTPQQIIEKYTQLARDAQLSNDRVAAENFQQHAEHYTRMLGEAQREQDARREQHDQQNGGSGQNDRQNDRQNDRGNDRGNDRQNDRGNDRQNDRNDRGAERQDDRRNDRQNDRHNDRQNDRQNDRAADQGDAQGAERDTSGGDSRSRRKPRTDDVIDFAEDTGADSGLVETPESSAAAPAQDQAEPADAPAADAEAKPEKPARKPRAPRKPRAKKADAPKSEDGAAEPKPRASRAKSAPAPEAAPASDNPSEATG; via the coding sequence ATGAGATCATCCAAGTCACGTTCGCGTTCGAAGTCGAACCGCTCGCGCTCCATGGGCAATATCACCAACCGGGTCTTTGACAGTTCCGGGCCGGAAGGCAAGGTGCGCGGCACGCCGCAACAGATCATCGAGAAATACACCCAGTTGGCCCGCGATGCCCAGCTGAGCAATGATCGCGTGGCGGCGGAGAACTTCCAGCAGCATGCCGAACATTATACCCGGATGCTGGGCGAAGCGCAGCGCGAGCAGGATGCCCGCCGCGAGCAGCACGACCAGCAAAACGGTGGCTCGGGCCAGAACGATCGGCAGAATGATCGGCAAAACGACCGTGGCAACGATCGCGGCAATGACCGCCAGAACGATCGCGGCAATGATCGCCAGAACGACCGCAATGATCGCGGTGCTGAGCGTCAGGATGACCGCCGCAACGACCGTCAAAATGACCGGCACAATGATCGCCAGAATGACCGCCAGAACGACCGCGCCGCCGATCAGGGCGATGCGCAGGGCGCTGAGCGCGACACCTCGGGCGGTGACAGCCGCAGCCGGCGCAAACCCCGCACCGATGACGTGATCGACTTTGCCGAGGATACCGGCGCCGATAGCGGTCTGGTCGAGACCCCGGAAAGCAGCGCGGCAGCGCCCGCGCAGGATCAGGCGGAGCCCGCCGACGCCCCCGCCGCGGACGCCGAAGCCAAGCCGGAAAAACCGGCGCGCAAGCCCCGCGCCCCGCGCAAACCGCGCGCCAAGAAGGCCGATGCGCCCAAATCCGAAGACGGCGCGGCAGAGCCCAAACCGCGCGCTTCCCGCGCGAAATCGGCCCCCGCCCCCGAAGCGGCCCCGGCCTCGGACAACCCGTCCGAAGCGACCGGCTGA
- the rsmA gene encoding 16S rRNA (adenine(1518)-N(6)/adenine(1519)-N(6))-dimethyltransferase RsmA, with the protein MAAIDGLPPLREVIATHELAAKKSLGQNFLLDLNLTARIARVPGDLSGADVLEVGPGPGGLTRGLLAEGARRVLAIEKDARCLPALAEIGAAYPGRLHVLEGDALEIDPLAHLTGPIHVVANLPYNVGTELLIRWLTPAAWPPYWSSLTLMFQREVAERIVAQPGDKHYGRLAVLAQWKCEVRIALTLPPEAFSPPPKVRSAVVHLRPRPEPLYPADPDILSRVVAAGFNQRRKMLRASLKGIAPNIEALLEEAGIAPTDRAERIDIARFAALARLVAAQRAG; encoded by the coding sequence ATGGCGGCAATCGACGGTCTGCCCCCGCTGCGCGAGGTGATCGCGACGCATGAGCTGGCGGCAAAGAAATCGCTGGGCCAGAACTTCCTCCTCGATCTCAACTTGACCGCCCGCATCGCGCGCGTGCCGGGCGATTTGAGCGGTGCCGATGTGCTGGAGGTCGGCCCCGGCCCCGGCGGCCTGACCCGTGGTCTACTGGCCGAGGGCGCACGCCGGGTTCTGGCCATTGAAAAGGACGCCCGCTGCCTGCCCGCGCTTGCCGAAATCGGCGCTGCCTATCCGGGCCGTCTGCATGTGCTCGAAGGCGACGCGCTGGAGATCGACCCGCTGGCGCATCTGACCGGCCCCATCCATGTGGTGGCCAACCTGCCCTATAATGTCGGCACCGAACTGCTGATCCGCTGGCTGACCCCCGCCGCGTGGCCGCCCTACTGGTCCAGCCTGACGCTGATGTTTCAGCGCGAAGTGGCCGAACGGATCGTGGCGCAGCCGGGCGACAAGCATTACGGCCGTCTCGCCGTGCTGGCCCAGTGGAAATGCGAGGTCCGCATCGCACTGACCCTCCCGCCAGAGGCATTTTCCCCCCCGCCCAAGGTCCGCTCTGCCGTGGTCCACCTGCGCCCCCGCCCCGAGCCGCTCTATCCCGCCGATCCCGACATCCTCAGCCGCGTCGTCGCCGCCGGGTTCAACCAGCGCCGCAAGATGCTGCGCGCGTCGCTGAAAGGGATCGCCCCAAATATCGAAGCCCTGCTGGAAGAAGCCGGCATCGCCCCCACCGACCGCGCCGAACGCATCGACATCGCCCGCTTCGCCGCCCTCGCCCGACTGGTCGCCGCCCAACGGGCGGGGTGA
- the pdxA gene encoding 4-hydroxythreonine-4-phosphate dehydrogenase PdxA, translating into MSDRSPSQTAPLPPLAMTCGEPAGVGPEIAASAWARLGGRLPFFWIGDPAHLPAGTPVREIARPEDALRVAGSGLPVLPHAFPGPAVPGVPQPAHAAEVIAVIAQAVELTQSGAASGVVTCPINKKALKDGAGFAYPGHTEYLAALGGVDRVVMMLACDALKVVPVTIHIPISDVPGALTRDLLSDTIRITHAALRRDFGFDNPRLAVTGLNPHAGEGGAMGHEDAALIAPVLTALRAEGLALTGPHPADTMFHAGARSRYDAAIAMYHDQALIPIKTLDFAGGVNVTLGLPFVRTSPDHGTAFDIAGTGVADDTSLIEALKLADRMARARATAR; encoded by the coding sequence ATGAGCGACCGTTCTCCGTCTCAGACCGCCCCGCTGCCGCCGCTGGCCATGACCTGCGGCGAGCCTGCGGGCGTGGGCCCTGAAATTGCCGCATCCGCCTGGGCACGTCTGGGCGGGCGCCTGCCGTTCTTCTGGATCGGTGACCCGGCGCATCTGCCCGCGGGCACCCCGGTGCGCGAAATCGCCCGCCCCGAGGACGCGCTGCGCGTTGCCGGATCGGGCCTGCCGGTGCTGCCCCATGCCTTTCCCGGCCCGGCCGTTCCCGGCGTGCCGCAACCCGCCCATGCCGCCGAGGTCATCGCCGTCATCGCCCAAGCGGTGGAACTGACCCAGAGCGGCGCGGCCTCCGGTGTGGTGACCTGCCCGATCAACAAGAAAGCGCTGAAGGATGGCGCGGGCTTTGCCTATCCCGGCCATACCGAATACCTCGCCGCGCTTGGCGGGGTGGACCGGGTGGTGATGATGCTGGCCTGCGACGCGCTAAAGGTGGTGCCCGTCACCATCCATATCCCCATCTCCGACGTGCCCGGCGCGCTGACCCGCGATCTGCTGTCTGACACGATCCGCATCACCCATGCCGCGCTGCGCCGGGATTTCGGCTTTGACAATCCGCGGCTTGCCGTGACCGGGCTGAACCCCCATGCGGGCGAAGGCGGCGCGATGGGCCACGAGGATGCCGCCCTGATCGCGCCGGTGCTGACCGCCCTGCGCGCCGAAGGTCTGGCGCTGACCGGCCCGCATCCCGCCGACACCATGTTCCACGCAGGCGCACGCAGCCGCTATGACGCCGCCATCGCCATGTATCACGATCAAGCCCTGATCCCGATCAAGACGCTGGATTTCGCGGGTGGGGTGAATGTGACGCTGGGCCTGCCTTTCGTGCGCACCTCGCCCGATCATGGCACCGCGTTCGATATTGCGGGCACCGGCGTGGCGGATGACACATCGCTGATCGAGGCGCTGAAACTGGCCGACCGCATGGCCCGCGCTCGCGCCACCGCGCGCTAG
- a CDS encoding peptidylprolyl isomerase, whose protein sequence is MTRRLTAALTPLARAALLGATLIAAPLAATTAATLLATGSAQAQSNPFAPVILINNRAITAYEIDQRRRMLEVFRTPGNLEEQAREALIDDRLRLIAGEQMGVTVTEQDITAGMEEFAGRAQLSTQEFVAGLAGAGVAEESFRDFVAAGLVWRQVVRQRFGAQAQVTESEIDSALSPSSQRASAEVFFSEIILPANTPQAQAEAQRIAAIVQNNPGNFANYARQYSASRTRDSGGRVAQGVPLGNLPPALSQQLLQLRPGQVTAPVPLPNALALFQLNSIRETGRADTGNAQVTYMQYLIPGGRTAETLARARQISDRLDTCDDLYAVNKGQDPARLVVSEPVTANQLPADVALELAKLDENETSTTLTRGNALVLTMLCSRTAPRAADAEPVDREALGNRLVNQRVAQLSDGYLAELRANAIIRTP, encoded by the coding sequence ATGACCCGCAGACTGACCGCCGCCCTGACCCCTCTGGCGCGTGCCGCCCTGCTTGGCGCCACGCTGATCGCGGCCCCGCTGGCCGCGACCACCGCCGCCACGCTTTTGGCGACTGGCAGCGCGCAGGCGCAAAGCAACCCCTTCGCCCCTGTGATCTTGATCAACAACCGGGCCATCACCGCCTATGAGATCGACCAGCGCCGCCGGATGCTGGAGGTGTTCCGCACCCCCGGCAATCTGGAAGAACAGGCGCGCGAGGCCCTGATCGATGACCGCCTGCGGCTGATCGCCGGGGAACAGATGGGCGTCACGGTGACCGAGCAGGACATCACCGCCGGGATGGAAGAATTCGCCGGGCGTGCGCAGCTCTCGACGCAGGAATTCGTCGCCGGTCTCGCAGGCGCGGGCGTGGCCGAAGAAAGCTTCCGCGATTTCGTCGCCGCCGGTCTGGTCTGGCGTCAGGTTGTCCGCCAGCGCTTCGGCGCTCAGGCACAGGTCACCGAAAGCGAAATCGACAGCGCCCTGTCGCCCAGCTCTCAGCGCGCCAGCGCCGAGGTGTTCTTCTCCGAAATCATCCTGCCCGCCAACACCCCGCAGGCGCAGGCCGAAGCACAGCGCATCGCCGCCATCGTGCAGAACAACCCCGGCAATTTCGCCAATTACGCGCGCCAGTATTCCGCCTCCCGCACCCGCGACAGCGGTGGCCGCGTGGCGCAGGGCGTGCCGCTGGGCAACCTGCCTCCGGCCCTGTCGCAGCAGCTTCTGCAACTGCGCCCCGGTCAGGTGACCGCGCCCGTGCCGTTGCCCAATGCGCTGGCGCTGTTTCAGCTTAACTCGATCCGCGAAACCGGCCGCGCCGATACCGGCAACGCGCAAGTCACCTATATGCAATACCTCATCCCCGGTGGCCGCACGGCGGAAACGCTGGCGCGCGCGCGCCAGATCTCGGATCGGCTCGACACCTGCGATGACCTCTATGCCGTGAACAAGGGCCAAGACCCCGCGCGGCTGGTGGTGTCGGAGCCGGTGACGGCGAACCAACTGCCCGCCGATGTGGCGCTGGAACTGGCGAAGCTAGACGAGAACGAAACCTCCACCACCCTGACCCGCGGCAATGCGCTGGTGCTGACGATGCTGTGCTCGCGCACCGCGCCGCGCGCCGCCGATGCCGAACCGGTGGATCGGGAGGCTCTGGGCAACCGGCTGGTCAACCAGCGCGTCGCGCAACTGTCGGATGGGTATCTGGCCGAACTGCGCGCCAACGCGATCATCCGCACCCCGTGA